A section of the Streptomyces sp. V3I8 genome encodes:
- a CDS encoding MFS transporter: protein MTSQTTVDKTGPADEVPAGSGPAPAKGLRGHPWFTLITVAIGVMVVALDGTIVAIANPAIQKDLGATFADVQWITNGYFLALAVTLITAGKLGDRFGHRQTFLIGVTGFAATSGAIGLSDGISSVIAFRVLQGLFGALLMPAALGLLRATFPAEKLNMAIGIWGMVIGASTAGGPILGGVLVEHVSWQSVFFVNVPVGIIAVVLGAVILTDHRAANAPRSFDLLGIGLLSGAMFCLVWALIKAPEWGWGAALTWSFLGISVLGFALFAFWENRVREPLIPLALFRSVPLSAGVVLMVLMAIAFMGGLFFVTFYLQNVHGMSPIDAGLHLLPLTGMMIVGSPLAGALIGRTGPRIPLAGGMACTAVAMFGVSTLETDTGSGLMSLWFALLGLGLAPVMVGATEVIVGNAPMELSGVAGGLQQAAMQIGGSLGTAVLGAVMASKVDNDLAGNWAEAGLPKLAPEQLGQAAEAVQVGAAPVAPDTPPDIAAKITDVAHDTFISGMSLASLVAAGVAVVAIFVALLTKRGANAEAGAGVGHL from the coding sequence ATGACTAGTCAGACCACCGTCGACAAGACGGGCCCGGCCGACGAGGTTCCGGCCGGCTCCGGCCCGGCCCCGGCCAAGGGCCTGCGCGGCCACCCGTGGTTCACCCTGATCACCGTGGCCATCGGCGTCATGGTGGTGGCCCTCGACGGCACCATCGTCGCCATCGCGAACCCGGCCATCCAGAAGGACCTCGGGGCCACCTTCGCCGACGTCCAGTGGATCACGAACGGCTACTTCCTCGCGCTCGCCGTCACGCTGATCACGGCCGGCAAGCTCGGCGACCGGTTCGGCCACCGCCAGACCTTCCTGATAGGCGTGACCGGTTTCGCGGCGACCTCGGGAGCCATCGGCCTCTCGGACGGGATCTCCTCCGTGATCGCCTTCCGGGTGCTCCAGGGCCTGTTCGGCGCCCTGCTGATGCCGGCCGCGCTCGGCCTGCTGCGGGCCACCTTCCCGGCCGAGAAGCTGAACATGGCGATCGGCATCTGGGGCATGGTCATCGGTGCCTCCACCGCGGGCGGCCCGATCCTCGGCGGGGTGCTCGTCGAGCACGTCAGCTGGCAGTCGGTCTTCTTCGTCAACGTGCCGGTCGGCATCATCGCCGTCGTCCTCGGAGCGGTGATCCTGACCGACCACCGCGCGGCCAATGCGCCGCGCTCCTTCGACCTGCTCGGCATCGGCCTGCTGTCCGGTGCCATGTTCTGCCTGGTCTGGGCGCTCATCAAGGCCCCGGAGTGGGGCTGGGGCGCCGCACTGACCTGGTCGTTCCTCGGTATCTCGGTCCTCGGCTTCGCCCTGTTCGCGTTCTGGGAGAACCGGGTGCGCGAGCCGCTCATCCCGCTCGCCCTCTTCCGGTCCGTGCCGCTGTCGGCCGGCGTGGTGCTGATGGTGCTGATGGCGATCGCCTTCATGGGCGGCCTGTTCTTCGTCACCTTCTACCTGCAGAACGTGCACGGGATGAGCCCGATCGACGCGGGCCTGCACCTGCTGCCGCTCACCGGCATGATGATCGTCGGCTCCCCGCTGGCCGGCGCGCTGATCGGCAGGACGGGGCCGCGCATCCCGCTCGCGGGCGGTATGGCGTGCACGGCCGTCGCGATGTTCGGCGTCTCGACTCTGGAGACGGACACCGGCAGCGGGCTCATGTCGCTCTGGTTCGCGCTGCTCGGCCTCGGTCTCGCGCCCGTCATGGTCGGCGCCACCGAGGTCATCGTGGGCAACGCCCCGATGGAGCTCTCCGGTGTCGCGGGAGGCCTCCAGCAGGCCGCCATGCAGATCGGCGGCAGCCTCGGCACGGCGGTCCTGGGCGCCGTGATGGCCTCCAAGGTGGACAACGACCTCGCGGGCAACTGGGCGGAGGCGGGGCTCCCGAAGCTCGCCCCGGAGCAGCTGGGCCAGGCCGCCGAGGCGGTCCAGGTCGGCGCCGCGCCGGTGGCGCCGGACACGCCGCCCGACATCGCGGCGAAGATCACCGACGTCGCCCACGACACGTTCATCTCCGGCATGAGTCTGGCGAGTCTCGTCGCGGCCGGCGTGGCCGTCGTCGCGATCTTCGTCGCCCTCCTCACCAAGCGCGGCGCCAACGCGGAGGCGGGCGCGGGAGTCGGTCACCTCTAG
- a CDS encoding small hydrophobic protein, whose protein sequence is MMAGFGHTTRKHPRSRSRTRSRSGPDSATLGLIGVICAVAGFFVLGIILGPVAIVCGWLAMGRRWSGARVTPALIAVVLGVIDTILAIVWIAGAAGPGGMLF, encoded by the coding sequence ATGATGGCGGGCTTCGGCCACACCACGCGCAAACACCCTCGCTCGCGTAGCCGTACGAGGTCACGGAGCGGGCCGGACAGCGCGACACTCGGACTCATCGGAGTCATCTGCGCGGTCGCCGGTTTCTTCGTGCTGGGAATCATCCTCGGTCCGGTGGCGATCGTCTGCGGCTGGCTGGCCATGGGACGCCGCTGGAGCGGCGCCCGCGTGACACCGGCGCTGATCGCCGTGGTCCTGGGAGTGATCGACACCATCCTGGCGATCGTGTGGATCGCCGGAGCGGCGGGACCGGGCGGCATGCTGTTCTGA
- the aceE gene encoding pyruvate dehydrogenase (acetyl-transferring), homodimeric type, which yields MASGPDRNPIIIGGLPSQVPDFDPEETQEWLDSLDAAVDQRGRERARYLMLRLIERAREKRVAVPEMRSTDYVNTIATKDEPFFPGNEEIERRILNATRWNAAVMVSRAQRPGIGVGGHIATFASSASLYDVGFNHFFRGKDEGDGGDQIFFQGHASPGIYARAFLLDRLDEAQLDGFRQEKSKAPHALSSYPHPRSMPDFWEFPTVSMGLGPLGAIFQARMNRYMEARGVADTSASHVWAFLGDGEMDEPESLGQLSIAAREGLDNLTFVVNCNLQRLDGPVRGNGKIIQELESQFRGAGWNVIKLVWDRSWDPLLAQDRDGVLVNKLNTTPDGQFQTYATETGAYIREHFFGGDHRLRGMVENMTDDQILHLGRGGHDHRKVYAAFAAAKAHKGQPTVVLAQTVKGWTLGPNFEGRNATHQMKKLTVADLKGFRDRLHLPISDQELESGAPPYYHPGRDSEEIQYMHDRRKANGGYVPTRVVRSKPLALPEDKTYASVKKGSGQQSIATTMAFVRLLKDLMRDKEIGKRFVLIAPDEYRTFGMDSFFPSAKIYNPLGQQYEAVDRELLLAYKESPTGQMLHDGISEAGCTASLIAAGSAYATHGEPLIPVYVFYSMFGFQRTGDQFWQMADQLARGFVLGATAGRTTLTGEGLQHADGHSQLLASTNPACVAYDPAYGFEIAHIVQDGLRRMYGSSEEHPHGEDVFYYLTLYNEPIQHPAEPADVDVEGILKGIHRFAAGTSGSIPAQIMASGVAVPWAVEAQRILAEDWDVRADVWSATSWNELRREAVEVERHNLLHPEEEQRVPYVTRKLSGAEGPFVAVSDWMRSVPDQISRWVPGTYQSLGADGFGFADTRGAARRFFHIDAQSIVVGVLTELAREGKVDRSVLKQAVDRYQLLDVAAADPGAAGGDA from the coding sequence GTGGCTTCCGGACCCGATCGTAATCCGATCATCATTGGCGGCCTTCCGAGTCAGGTTCCTGACTTCGATCCCGAAGAGACACAGGAGTGGCTCGACTCCCTGGACGCCGCTGTGGACCAGCGCGGCCGGGAGCGGGCCCGCTATCTCATGCTGAGGCTGATCGAGCGGGCCCGCGAGAAGCGCGTGGCCGTGCCCGAGATGCGCAGCACCGACTACGTCAACACCATCGCCACCAAGGACGAGCCGTTCTTCCCCGGCAACGAGGAGATCGAGCGCAGGATCCTCAACGCGACCCGCTGGAACGCGGCCGTGATGGTGTCCAGGGCCCAGCGTCCCGGGATCGGCGTCGGCGGCCACATCGCCACCTTCGCGTCCTCCGCCTCGCTGTACGACGTGGGCTTCAACCACTTCTTCCGCGGCAAGGACGAGGGCGACGGCGGCGACCAGATCTTCTTCCAGGGGCACGCCTCCCCGGGTATCTACGCCCGCGCGTTCCTCCTGGACCGCCTGGACGAGGCGCAGCTGGACGGCTTCCGGCAGGAGAAGTCGAAGGCCCCGCACGCGCTGTCGTCGTACCCGCACCCGCGGTCCATGCCGGACTTCTGGGAGTTCCCGACCGTCTCGATGGGCCTCGGCCCGCTCGGTGCGATCTTCCAGGCGCGGATGAACCGTTACATGGAGGCGCGCGGTGTCGCGGACACCTCCGCTTCGCACGTCTGGGCGTTCCTCGGCGACGGCGAGATGGACGAGCCGGAGTCGCTCGGCCAGTTGTCCATCGCCGCGCGCGAGGGCCTGGACAACCTCACCTTCGTCGTCAACTGCAACCTCCAGCGCCTCGACGGCCCGGTGCGCGGCAACGGCAAGATCATCCAGGAGCTGGAGTCGCAGTTCCGGGGCGCCGGCTGGAACGTCATCAAGCTGGTCTGGGACCGCAGTTGGGACCCGCTGCTCGCGCAGGACCGCGACGGCGTGCTCGTCAACAAGCTGAACACCACGCCCGACGGCCAGTTCCAGACGTACGCCACCGAGACCGGCGCATACATCCGCGAGCACTTCTTCGGCGGCGACCACCGGCTGCGCGGCATGGTCGAGAACATGACGGACGACCAGATCCTGCACCTGGGCCGCGGCGGCCACGACCACCGGAAGGTGTACGCGGCCTTCGCGGCGGCCAAGGCGCACAAGGGCCAGCCGACCGTGGTCCTCGCCCAGACGGTCAAGGGCTGGACGCTCGGCCCGAACTTCGAGGGCCGCAACGCCACGCACCAGATGAAGAAGCTGACGGTCGCCGACCTCAAGGGCTTCCGCGACCGGCTGCACCTGCCGATCTCCGACCAGGAGCTGGAGTCCGGCGCGCCGCCGTACTACCACCCGGGCCGGGACTCGGAGGAGATCCAGTACATGCACGACCGCCGCAAGGCGAACGGCGGGTACGTCCCGACGCGTGTCGTACGGTCGAAGCCGCTGGCGCTGCCCGAGGACAAGACGTACGCGAGTGTGAAGAAGGGCTCCGGCCAGCAGTCGATCGCCACCACCATGGCGTTCGTACGGCTGCTCAAGGACCTGATGCGGGACAAGGAGATCGGCAAGCGGTTCGTGCTGATCGCGCCGGACGAGTACCGCACCTTCGGCATGGACTCGTTCTTCCCGAGCGCGAAGATCTACAACCCGCTCGGGCAGCAGTACGAGGCGGTGGACCGGGAGCTGCTCCTCGCCTACAAGGAGTCGCCGACGGGTCAGATGCTGCACGACGGCATCTCCGAGGCGGGCTGCACGGCCTCCCTGATCGCGGCCGGCTCGGCGTACGCCACGCACGGCGAGCCGCTCATCCCGGTGTACGTCTTCTACTCGATGTTCGGTTTCCAGCGCACCGGTGACCAGTTCTGGCAGATGGCCGACCAGTTGGCGCGCGGTTTCGTCCTGGGCGCGACCGCGGGGCGCACGACGCTGACCGGTGAAGGGCTGCAGCACGCCGACGGGCACTCGCAGCTGCTCGCCTCGACGAACCCGGCCTGTGTCGCCTACGACCCGGCCTACGGGTTCGAGATCGCACACATCGTGCAGGACGGGCTACGGCGGATGTACGGCTCGTCCGAGGAGCACCCGCACGGCGAGGACGTCTTCTACTACCTCACCCTCTACAACGAGCCGATCCAGCACCCGGCCGAGCCGGCGGACGTCGACGTCGAGGGCATCCTCAAGGGCATCCACCGCTTCGCGGCGGGCACTTCGGGTTCGATCCCGGCGCAGATCATGGCGTCGGGTGTCGCGGTGCCGTGGGCGGTCGAGGCGCAGCGGATCCTCGCCGAGGACTGGGACGTACGGGCCGACGTGTGGTCGGCGACCTCCTGGAACGAGCTGCGGCGCGAGGCCGTGGAGGTGGAGCGGCACAATCTGCTGCACCCGGAGGAGGAGCAGCGCGTTCCTTACGTGACGCGGAAGCTGTCGGGGGCCGAGGGGCCGTTCGTGGCCGTCTCCGACTGGATGCGGTCGGTGCCGGACCAGATCTCGCGGTGGGTGCCGGGGACCTACCAGTCGCTCGGCGCGGACGGGTTCGGCTTCGCCGACACGCGTGGGGCCGCCCGGCGGTTCTTCCACATCGACGCGCAGTCGATCGTGGTGGGGGTGCTGACGGAGCTCGCCCGTGAGGGGAAGGTGGACCGGTCGGTGCTGAAGCAGGCGGTGGACCGGTATCAGCTGCTGGATGTGGCGGCGGCGGATCCCGGTGCCGCGGGTGGGGATGCCTAG
- a CDS encoding DUF3052 domain-containing protein, producing MSATADHAEERTSLAARLGFQPEQVVQEIGFDDDVDQELRSAIEEVIGSELMDEEYDDVADAVVLWFRDDDGDLTDALVDATTYVEEGGAVLLLTPKTGRDGYVEPSDIAEAVTTAGLSQTKGISVGKDWSGTKLATPKTAAKKR from the coding sequence GTGAGCGCGACCGCGGACCACGCGGAGGAGCGGACGAGCCTGGCCGCCAGGCTGGGATTCCAGCCCGAGCAGGTGGTCCAGGAGATCGGCTTCGACGATGACGTCGACCAGGAGCTCCGCTCGGCCATTGAAGAAGTAATCGGCAGCGAGCTCATGGACGAGGAGTACGACGACGTCGCCGACGCCGTGGTGCTCTGGTTCCGAGACGACGACGGCGACCTGACGGACGCGCTGGTGGACGCCACCACGTACGTCGAAGAGGGCGGCGCCGTCCTGCTGCTGACGCCCAAGACCGGCCGAGACGGTTATGTGGAGCCCAGCGACATCGCCGAAGCCGTGACGACCGCGGGTCTGTCCCAGACCAAGGGCATCAGCGTGGGGAAGGACTGGAGCGGCACGAAGCTGGCGACGCCGAAGACGGCCGCCAAGAAGCGCTGA
- a CDS encoding peroxiredoxin has protein sequence MATEAIEVGDKAPDFELKDNHGATVRLSDFRGAKNVVLLFYPFAFTGVCTGELCALRDNLPRFADRDTQLLAVSNDSIHTLRVFAEQEGLEYPLLSDFWPHGEVSRAYGVFAEDKGCAVRGTFVIDKEGVVRWTVVNSLPDARDLDEYVRALDAL, from the coding sequence ATGGCCACCGAGGCGATCGAGGTCGGCGACAAGGCCCCGGACTTCGAGCTCAAGGACAACCACGGCGCCACCGTGCGGCTGTCGGACTTCCGCGGCGCCAAGAACGTGGTGCTGCTCTTCTACCCCTTCGCCTTCACCGGCGTGTGCACCGGCGAACTGTGCGCGCTGCGCGACAACCTGCCGCGGTTCGCCGACCGCGACACCCAGCTCCTCGCCGTCTCGAACGACTCGATCCACACCCTGCGCGTCTTCGCCGAGCAGGAAGGTCTTGAGTACCCGCTCCTTTCGGACTTCTGGCCGCACGGCGAGGTCTCGCGCGCGTACGGCGTGTTCGCCGAGGACAAGGGCTGCGCGGTGCGTGGCACCTTCGTCATCGACAAGGAGGGCGTGGTGCGCTGGACCGTCGTCAACTCCCTGCCCGACGCACGCGACCTGGACGAGTACGTACGGGCGCTCGACGCCCTGTGA
- a CDS encoding TerD family protein — MGVSLSKGGNVSLSKEAPGLTAVIIGLGWDIRTTTGTDFDLDASAILTNADGKVSSDANFVFFNNLKSPDGSVEHTGDNTTGEGEGDDEQIKVDLAGVPADIEKIVFPVSIYDAENRQQSFGQVRNAFIRVVNQAGGAEIARYDLSEDASTETAMVFGELYRHGAEWKFRAIGQGYASGLRGIAQDFGVNV; from the coding sequence GTGGGAGTCAGCCTCAGCAAGGGCGGCAACGTATCGCTGTCGAAGGAGGCCCCGGGCCTGACCGCGGTCATCATCGGTCTGGGGTGGGACATCCGCACCACCACCGGTACCGACTTCGACCTCGACGCCAGCGCCATCCTGACGAACGCGGACGGCAAGGTCAGCAGTGACGCCAACTTCGTGTTCTTCAACAACCTGAAGAGCCCCGACGGCTCCGTCGAGCACACCGGCGACAACACCACCGGTGAGGGCGAGGGCGACGACGAGCAGATCAAGGTCGACCTCGCCGGGGTCCCGGCCGACATCGAGAAGATCGTCTTCCCGGTCTCGATCTACGACGCCGAGAACCGCCAGCAGTCGTTCGGCCAGGTGCGCAACGCGTTCATCCGCGTGGTGAACCAGGCCGGCGGGGCGGAGATCGCCCGGTACGACCTCTCCGAGGACGCCTCGACGGAGACCGCCATGGTCTTCGGCGAGCTGTACCGCCACGGCGCGGAGTGGAAGTTCCGCGCCATCGGCCAGGGGTACGCGTCGGGCCTGCGCGGCATCGCGCAGGACTTCGGCGTCAACGTCTGA
- a CDS encoding TerD family protein encodes MGVTLAKGGNVSLSKAAPNLTQVMIGLGWDARSTTGAPFDLDASALLCNSGRVLGDEWFIFYNQLKSPDGSVEHTGDNLTGEGDGDDESILIDLSKVPANVEKIVFPVSIHDADNRGQTFGQVSNAFIRVVNQADGQELARYDLSEDASTETAMIFGEVYRYNGEWKFRAVGQGYASGLRGIALDFGVNVS; translated from the coding sequence ATGGGCGTCACGCTCGCCAAGGGGGGCAATGTCTCCCTCTCCAAGGCCGCACCGAACCTCACGCAGGTGATGATCGGGCTCGGCTGGGACGCGCGCTCCACCACCGGAGCCCCCTTCGACCTCGATGCCAGCGCGCTGCTGTGCAACTCGGGGCGGGTGCTCGGCGACGAGTGGTTCATCTTCTACAACCAGCTCAAGAGCCCGGACGGCTCGGTCGAGCACACCGGCGACAACCTTACCGGTGAGGGCGACGGCGACGATGAGTCCATCCTCATCGACCTCTCCAAGGTGCCCGCGAACGTGGAGAAGATCGTCTTCCCGGTCTCCATCCACGACGCCGACAACCGCGGCCAGACCTTCGGCCAGGTGAGCAACGCCTTCATCCGGGTCGTCAACCAGGCCGACGGCCAGGAGCTCGCCCGCTACGACCTCTCCGAGGACGCCTCCACCGAAACCGCGATGATCTTCGGCGAGGTCTACCGCTACAACGGCGAGTGGAAGTTCCGCGCGGTGGGCCAGGGCTACGCGTCCGGGCTGCGCGGCATCGCCCTGGACTTCGGGGTCAACGTTTCGTAA
- a CDS encoding DUF475 domain-containing protein → MVLKTFGWSFAVTALGLVAAVLIGGWTAFGIVLILSILEISLSFDNAVVNAGILKKMSAFWQKIFLTVGILIAVFGMRLVFPVVIVAISASLGPIEAVDLALNDADRYQELVTDAHPSIAAFGGMFLLMIFLDFIFEDRDIKWLGWLERPLAKLGKVDMLSACIALIILLVTALFLAPHAHLHAGSADKTETVLLSGVAGLITYLVVGGLSGFFENRLEEAEEREHEAEEEARAKGKQISAGALVGKAAFFMFLYLEVLDASFSFDGVIGAFAITNDIVLMALGLGIGAMYVRSLTVYLVRQGTLDDYVYLEHGAHYAIGALAAILLVTIRFEVNEIVTGLIGVVLIAWSFWSSVRRNKALEAAGGKADPSDDKTEVSSGV, encoded by the coding sequence GTGGTTCTGAAAACCTTCGGCTGGTCGTTCGCGGTCACCGCGCTCGGCCTGGTCGCAGCGGTGCTGATCGGCGGATGGACCGCCTTCGGGATCGTGCTGATCCTGTCCATCCTCGAGATCTCGCTGTCCTTCGACAACGCGGTGGTCAACGCCGGCATCCTGAAGAAGATGAGTGCCTTCTGGCAGAAGATCTTCCTCACCGTCGGCATCCTCATCGCCGTCTTCGGGATGCGGCTCGTCTTCCCCGTCGTGATCGTCGCGATCAGTGCCTCGCTCGGCCCCATCGAGGCCGTCGACCTCGCCCTGAACGACGCCGACCGCTACCAGGAACTGGTGACCGACGCCCACCCGTCGATCGCCGCCTTCGGTGGCATGTTCCTGCTGATGATCTTCCTCGACTTCATCTTCGAGGACCGCGACATCAAGTGGCTCGGCTGGCTGGAGCGCCCGCTCGCCAAGCTCGGCAAGGTCGACATGCTGTCGGCGTGCATCGCGCTGATCATCCTGCTCGTCACCGCACTGTTCCTGGCCCCGCACGCCCACCTGCACGCGGGATCCGCCGACAAGACCGAGACGGTGCTGCTCTCCGGCGTCGCCGGCCTCATCACGTACCTGGTCGTCGGCGGGCTCTCCGGCTTCTTCGAGAACCGGCTGGAGGAGGCGGAGGAGCGCGAGCACGAGGCCGAGGAGGAGGCCAGGGCCAAGGGCAAGCAGATCTCCGCGGGAGCCCTCGTCGGCAAGGCCGCGTTCTTCATGTTCCTCTACCTCGAGGTCCTGGACGCGTCCTTCTCCTTCGACGGCGTGATCGGCGCCTTCGCCATCACCAACGACATCGTCCTGATGGCGCTGGGCCTCGGCATCGGCGCGATGTACGTCCGTTCGCTGACCGTCTACCTGGTCCGCCAGGGCACCCTCGACGACTACGTCTACCTGGAGCACGGCGCCCACTACGCCATCGGCGCCCTGGCCGCGATCCTTCTCGTCACCATCCGGTTCGAGGTCAACGAGATCGTCACCGGCCTCATCGGGGTCGTCCTGATCGCCTGGTCCTTCTGGTCCTCCGTCCGCCGCAACAAGGCGCTGGAGGCCGCGGGGGGAAAGGCTGACCCCTCGGACGACAAGACAGAGGTCTCGTCCGGGGTGTGA
- a CDS encoding Tellurium resistance, producing the protein MKFWENLWRGRSTPFDSGSASTNAIELTKRNQTISLTKQGAATGNLRINLSWRMRTSDIGGPQRGSLLRHPFKALKPEVVQAHTQSMVNVDLDLGCMYELADGTKGVVQPLGGFLGDLNGAPYVKLSGDDRFGSGSGETIFVNLDHREQIKRLLVFVYIYDQTPAFDRTHAIVTLYPSNGPRIEIGLDERHSQARSCAVVMIENVKNELVVRREVKFVYGFQAELDRFYGWGLQWGRGYKTKA; encoded by the coding sequence ATGAAGTTCTGGGAGAACCTGTGGCGCGGCCGGTCGACGCCGTTCGACTCGGGCAGCGCGTCGACCAACGCCATCGAGCTGACCAAACGCAACCAGACGATCTCACTCACCAAGCAGGGCGCGGCCACCGGCAACCTCCGCATCAACCTGTCCTGGCGGATGCGGACCTCCGACATCGGCGGACCGCAGCGGGGCAGCCTGCTGCGGCACCCCTTCAAGGCACTGAAGCCGGAAGTGGTGCAGGCGCACACCCAGTCCATGGTCAACGTCGACCTCGACCTGGGCTGCATGTACGAACTGGCCGACGGCACCAAGGGGGTCGTCCAGCCGCTCGGCGGTTTCCTGGGGGACCTCAACGGCGCGCCGTACGTGAAGCTCAGCGGCGACGACCGCTTCGGCTCCGGTTCGGGCGAGACGATCTTCGTCAACCTCGACCACCGCGAGCAGATAAAGCGGTTGCTGGTCTTCGTCTACATCTACGACCAGACGCCCGCGTTCGACCGTACGCACGCCATCGTGACGCTGTACCCGAGCAACGGGCCCCGGATCGAGATCGGGCTCGACGAGCGGCATTCGCAGGCGCGGTCCTGCGCGGTGGTCATGATCGAGAACGTGAAGAACGAACTGGTGGTGCGGCGCGAGGTGAAGTTCGTCTACGGCTTCCAGGCGGAGCTGGACCGGTTCTACGGCTGGGGCCTGCAGTGGGGCCGGGGCTACAAGACCAAGGCCTAG
- a CDS encoding TerD family protein, with amino-acid sequence MTHAMLKGSNVPLDATAVRAVLRWTPGRGLPNVDASALLLGPDGRVRSDEDFVFYNQPRHPSGKVWRLGNKRVNDGLAEGLTDTIQSDLAGVDDAVGRILLVASADGVTFDRVQALRILLFDATVADAEPLAYFDIKPETGEETALICGELYRRGEGWKFRALGEGYSNGLEGLASDFGISVDESGTEEGSASTGRGGAQPLPPEAPTQVPQQPVQPAYGYPPAAPGPEPTRQQPPATQPAYGYPQPTGAPAYGYPQSAPPRPSQSGYGYPQPVGPAPAPDPDFRLPPQGPQFIGR; translated from the coding sequence ATGACGCACGCCATGCTGAAGGGGTCGAACGTCCCGCTGGACGCCACGGCGGTGCGCGCCGTGCTGCGCTGGACGCCCGGGCGGGGCCTCCCGAACGTGGACGCCTCCGCCCTGCTCCTCGGCCCCGACGGCCGGGTCAGGTCCGACGAGGACTTCGTCTTCTACAACCAGCCCCGGCATCCGTCGGGCAAGGTCTGGCGGCTGGGCAACAAGCGCGTGAACGACGGTCTCGCCGAAGGGCTCACCGACACGATCCAGTCGGATCTGGCGGGTGTCGACGACGCCGTGGGGCGGATCCTGCTGGTCGCCTCCGCCGACGGCGTCACCTTCGACCGGGTACAGGCGCTGCGGATCCTGCTGTTCGACGCCACGGTCGCGGACGCGGAGCCGCTGGCGTACTTCGACATCAAGCCGGAGACCGGTGAGGAGACCGCGCTCATCTGCGGTGAACTGTACCGGCGGGGTGAGGGCTGGAAGTTCCGGGCCCTCGGCGAGGGGTATTCCAACGGCCTGGAGGGCCTGGCGTCCGACTTCGGGATCTCGGTGGACGAATCCGGGACCGAGGAGGGTTCGGCATCCACCGGGCGGGGCGGGGCCCAGCCGCTGCCGCCCGAGGCGCCCACGCAGGTGCCCCAGCAGCCCGTGCAGCCGGCGTACGGATATCCCCCGGCCGCGCCGGGCCCGGAGCCGACGCGGCAGCAGCCGCCGGCCACGCAGCCCGCGTACGGCTATCCGCAGCCCACCGGCGCACCTGCCTACGGCTATCCGCAGTCGGCCCCGCCCCGGCCCTCGCAGTCCGGCTACGGCTACCCGCAGCCGGTGGGTCCGGCCCCTGCCCCGGACCCGGACTTCCGCCTCCCGCCCCAGGGCCCCCAGTTCATCGGCCGCTGA
- a CDS encoding HpcH/HpaI aldolase/citrate lyase family protein produces the protein MRHFGHLAPEVRQRLFFQEPCAFTADSAPRVLAAALGATLYSPATRQKMADDIVKQAGRGVVSMVLCLEDSIGDEDVTGAEENLVRQFADLAERRPVADLPLLFIRVRTPEQIPDLAHRLGASVRLLSGFVLPKFTEERGVPFLEALTETEGASGRRLFAMPVLESPELLYRESRAETLAGIFRAVDKYRDRVLALRLGVTDFCSAYGLRRAPDMTAYDVQIVASVIADVVNVLGRADGTGFTVTGPVWEYFRVQERMFKPQLRSSPFNPEAQGLRAALIEHDMDGLLREIALDRANGLQGKTCIHPSHVLPVHALSVVSHEEFSDAQDILRPERGGGGVLRSAYTNKMNEVKPHRAWAERTLQRAEVFGVTNEDIGFVELLAAGIPG, from the coding sequence ATGCGTCATTTCGGGCATCTCGCCCCTGAGGTGCGGCAGCGCCTCTTCTTCCAGGAGCCGTGCGCATTCACCGCGGACTCCGCGCCCCGGGTGCTCGCCGCCGCCCTCGGAGCGACCCTCTACAGCCCCGCGACCAGGCAGAAGATGGCCGACGACATCGTGAAGCAGGCCGGCCGCGGGGTCGTCTCGATGGTCCTGTGCCTGGAGGACTCGATCGGCGACGAGGACGTCACCGGCGCCGAGGAGAACCTCGTCCGGCAGTTCGCGGATCTGGCCGAACGCCGCCCCGTGGCCGATCTGCCCCTGCTCTTCATCCGGGTCAGAACGCCGGAGCAGATCCCCGACCTCGCCCACCGTCTCGGCGCTTCCGTGCGGCTCCTGTCCGGATTCGTACTGCCGAAGTTCACCGAGGAGCGGGGGGTGCCGTTCCTGGAGGCGCTCACCGAGACCGAGGGGGCGAGCGGACGGCGGCTCTTCGCCATGCCCGTCCTCGAATCGCCCGAACTGCTGTACCGCGAGTCGAGGGCCGAGACCCTCGCCGGGATCTTCCGCGCCGTCGACAAGTACCGCGACCGCGTGCTCGCGCTGCGGCTCGGCGTCACCGACTTCTGCTCGGCGTACGGACTGCGCCGGGCGCCCGACATGACCGCGTACGACGTCCAGATAGTGGCCTCCGTGATAGCCGACGTGGTGAACGTCCTCGGACGGGCCGACGGCACCGGATTCACCGTGACCGGACCCGTGTGGGAGTACTTCCGCGTCCAGGAGCGCATGTTCAAGCCGCAGCTGCGCAGCAGCCCCTTCAACCCCGAGGCCCAGGGCCTGCGCGCCGCCCTGATCGAGCACGACATGGACGGGCTGCTGCGGGAGATCGCCCTCGACCGGGCCAACGGACTGCAGGGCAAGACCTGCATCCACCCCTCGCACGTACTGCCCGTGCACGCCCTGTCGGTGGTCAGCCACGAGGAGTTCAGCGACGCCCAGGACATCCTGCGGCCCGAGCGGGGCGGCGGGGGCGTCCTGCGGTCCGCGTACACGAACAAGATGAACGAGGTGAAGCCGCACCGCGCCTGGGCGGAGCGCACCCTCCAGCGCGCCGAGGTCTTCGGCGTCACCAACGAGGACATCGGCTTCGTGGAGCTGCTGGCCGCCGGGATCCCCGGCTGA